The DNA sequence CAAGGTCGGATGATGAAACCCATCTTCAGGGTTTGCAATCTGGGGCCCATGACTTTATCGTCAAGCCTTTTGATTTAGGACACCTAGAACTCAAGCTCGACAATATTATCCGTTACCGCCGTGAGTTCCAGACCTACATCCAGCGCAAGCTCATGATTCAACCCGAAGAGATTGAGGTTACTTCCACCGACCGGGAATTTATAGATCGTGTCGTAGACTTATTGGAGGAACATATCATGGATTCGGAATTCAATGTGGAAATGGTCGTCCGAGAGCTAGGCATCAGCAGGACAGCGGCATATACCAAATGCAAGGAAATGACAGGTATCTCTTTGGGGGAATTCATCCGGCGGTTCAGACTCAAGCGAGCGCATCATTTACTGAGCACCACAGATCTGACCGTCAAGGAGATCATGTACATGTCTGGATTCAATACAGCTGGATATTTCTCGCGGTGTTTCAAGAATATGTATGGATATCTTCCCAGCGAGGTGCGATCACAGGCCATATCGCCCTCTACAGAGTAGGTCTAGGGTGATAGCCCTGCACGAAATACATCGGGGGCGACCTGACGATCGCCCCCGATTTGCTGCGGTTCTTCGAATATCTTTGTCCAGATCTCTAGTGAATCTTCTCTACTTTGATGGCGGCCAAAAGCCGATTGGAGAGATCGCGGATCGCCAGCAGGTATACACCATCCGCAAAACCATCTAGATTCCACCGCTCTTCCTGCGTTCCTGCTTGGAGAGAGAGTTCCCGTGGAGATCCGAGTGATTTGCCGCCAAGGTCGAGCCATTCTGCACGGAGTGTCATGGCAGAGGGTATGGTCAGTTTGAGGGTCACCTCGGCCAAGGTCGGATTTGGATAGATCGACCAGTCCACCTGAATGCCATCGAGCGGATCTTGGAGTGAAGTTCCATTGGGCTGGTCAGGCTGGTGAAATCCTTCAGTTAAGGTGATCGAACCCGATTGTACGGTTTCGATTCGCATCTCCCCGAGTGTCATGGACATCTGCAAATTTCCGCCTGTGGCATGCATCCCGGCAGCACCGATCACTTGAATCTGAAGGGTCTGGCCGCAAACCAGTACGGTTCCTGCAAGGAGGAATCCTAGTAAGAGGATCAATCTACTCATGGTTGGTTGATTTGTTGTTGGAGGGAAGAGATCTGGGCTTTCAGTGCTTCGATTTCCGCTTGCTGATCTTGCATTCCCTGAATCAGTACTGGAATCAAATCCGCGTAGTACACCCCCAGTTTTTCAGCGGGAACGGTCTCCCATTCTCCCGATTCATGTTGAATGATTTCCGAATCCACGACCACCTCAGGGACTGTCTGTTGGAGGTCTTGGGCGATGAGTCCCAGCTTGACTCCCCGATCCGGTCCTGATTTCCACTGAAAGGAAACAGGCTTGAGCTTCATGACGGTTTCGAGGCCGTATTCGATGGGTTGGATCTGCGTCTTTTCGCGGGCGTCTGAAGTATTGACGACGCCATTGGTACTATGCACACGGAACCAACGATTGGCGGTATTGCCCATGAAGAATGCGTTGTCTGTAGTGGGTACAAAGTGACAATTGACGCCCATTAAGAAAGTCCCGAAATCCTCCAGAGTCTCGATACTTCCAAGTTGAAGCTTACCTTCCACATGAAGTGCATTGTCTGGATCTATGGTGCCAATGCCTACAAATCCATTTTTGAGGATGGTCATGGCATTCTCCCGGGTGGTGGCGGAGGTTCCGATTCCGACTTCGAATATCGGATCAGAAGACACCCAGTTGTTGAAGGTTCCGCCTCCGACATTGTATTGTCCGATGGCTACGGAATTGATGGCTTGCGCTTGGGTGAATGCTCCAAGCGCGGTGCTCCGATTGCCCGAAGCGACCGTGTAGTACCCCAGGGCAAAAGATTGTTCCCCGGTCGCATCCGAAGCGAATCCAGCCGCCAAGGAATGCGTTCCCTGTGCCAACGTATTGGACCCCATGGCCGTGGACATGGTGCCCACTGCCTCTGAATTGCTGCCAATCGCGAAGGAGGTGGTTCCGGATGCCAAAGTGCTAGATCCCATGGCCGTGGAATTGACACCTGTGGCTTCTGCCAATATCCCAAATGCTGTCGACCGAATGCCGGTCGCGCGAGTCTGGTATCCCATCGCCGTGGCATAGGTTCCTGATGCGACAGTATATCGGCCCATTGCCACAGAGTTGTACCCCTTGGCTTTGGTGGAGATTCCCATCCCGACGGAGTAGGAACCCATGCTGTCCGTGTCCCACTCTAGGTTGTTCACGATTCCCACACGGAAGGCAGATTTGGAGGCGGCCCACATCATTTTGGCACCTGGCCCGAGTGTATCTGCTCCAATCAGCAAGGTGTTGCCCGGAGCGATATGGAGGGGGGCTTCAGGGATCGCGGTCCCGATACCGACCTTGCCGCCATTGTAATATATCCCCGTAGATGCTACCGACCAGAGATCGTTGTCCTCGTCCGTACCGGCTCCCCACTGGTTGCCGTCCCATTTGAGTACTTGCCCTGCTGCGGGGGGCGTAGAATTCACGGGATTGCCCTGAATCCCCTGTACGGTCAGTCCTGAGAATACGCCCGAAATATCTCCCCCGGCGAGGGTGGTGTCCACCACGTCATCGAGATGGTCGATGTCTCCGGTGTTGGTGACGATGTTGTTGGTGATGTCGATGCCGTCGCCCGCCGTGTATTGGTCGTTGAGGTCGGGGGAAAGGGTCCACTGAGCGCCATCCCATTTGAGGATTTGTTCTGGAGCGGGGGCATTGGGATCGACGGGGTTTCCTTGAAGCTGCTCGACGGTCAGGGCAGAGAATACGCCTGAAATATCTCCCCCGGCGAGGGTGGTGTCTACCACGTCATCGAGATGGTCAATGTCTCCGGTGTTGGTGACGATGTTGTTGGTGATATCGATGCCGTCGCCCGCCGTGTATTGATCATTGAGGTCGGGGGAAAGGGTCCACTGAGCGCCATCCCATTTGAGGATTTGTTCGGGAGCGGGGGCATTGGGATCGACGGGGTTTCCTTGAAGCTGCTCAACGGTCAGGGCAGAGAATACGCCTGAAATATCTCCCCCGGCGAGGGTGGTGTCTACCACGTCATCGAGATGGTCAATGTCTCCGGTGTTGGTGACGATGTTGTTGGTGATGTCGATGCCAGCACCCGCCGTGTATTGGTCATTGAGGTCCCAATCCAGTGCCCACTCGTTGCCGTCCCATTTGAGGATCTGACCGACTTGCGGGAATTTGGGGTCGACAGGATTGCCTTGGATCTTGCCTACGTTCAGCGTCGAGAAGGTACCTGTTACATCTCCGGCGGCGGTGGAAGTCACCAAGAGATCATCGGTAGGGTCGAGGTCTCCGGTATTGGTGATGACATTTCCAGTCAGGTCGATCCCAGCGCCAGCGGTATATGAAATGACCGTTTCATCCTGCGGGACCCAAGCGCCACCATCCCACATGAGCACTTGTCCGATGAGCGGAGGAAGGCCGTCTACATCCAATAAGTCGTGAAGTTCCATTTGGTCGGCAATGTCCGATCGCTCCGAACGAATGGAGTAGGGCACTTGCCGGATGGGCGTAGTGCCCATCGCGACCCAACCCACTCCCAAGTTGAGTTCGATGAATATCTGAGGATTGGATACCGTCCAGTCGATTCCGGCGAAGGTGCCTAACTGAGCCGTACCAGTTCCGATGGAGAGATTGACGAGACCGAATGCATTGGTGGAGGTGGTATGAGTCTCGCGATAGAGGTCAGTAGCTCCATCTTGGATGGTCACTCGCATGTCTACCAGCTGAGTGGCGAGGATATTGCCGGAGCCATCGCGGATGACGGCTTGGTAGGGGATGCCCGGCGACTGGGCAAAAGCAGGCAGCATGACCCAATAGGCCAAGCAGAATAGGAAGCATCGTTTCATAGTGGTTGGAGGTTGTTTGTAGAGAGACTGGTATGGATCAAAAGGATTGCGTGGAGGAAAGGTCTCCAACGTGGGCTCATCTGAGTGCCCAAAATAGCTGACGGCCCGTGCCAAGCCTGTGAAGCCTGCATGATTCGTCTTGCATATTTTTGGTCAAATCAGTCGATTGGGAAGTGTACAAGTATGTCGAATCTTGGGGAGAATGAAAAGTCTGGGAATCGATTTTATCGGGAAGGAATGAATGCCCGCGTGAGGGATCGTAGGTGCGCGACCTTAGGAGCGGTCCGACGGAAATGTCCTCCCCTTTCCGGGACAAAATCAACAGAAGAAACGCTCCGGGGCGAAGGGTGCAATCCGGAGGACGGGAGTGCCAACGGACCACCGCAGAGCCCGGCCCGCGCCCTCATGCCCAGCGAAGAACTTCTGCCAGACCGCGGGACACGCCCAAATCCTCCTTCCATTCATCAGCATTCCGTTCTGTCTCCTCCAATATCCAAACAGCGGATACCTCCCTCCGAAAAGAGAAGTATCCGCTGTTGCGAACCGAAATTTCAGTACCCTACCCAAGTCAATGGCGGTTAGCGATACCCTAACGATCACCCTTCACCCAGCTTCGATACTGATCCAGGATCAATGCAGCTTTTCGAGCTTGATCGTGGCTAGCAATTGTCCTAGAGCGTTTTCGATCTTCAAGAGGTAGAGACCGTCCGCGTGTCCGGAAAGATCGATCTCCCCTGATTGCATGTTCAGGTCCCAAGTCGGGGCCATGTGGAGGCTTCTGCCCGCGAGGTCAAATACCTTGAGCCTCCATGTTTCGGATTGGGGATCATCGAATTCGACCTTGAATTTTCCCGTGCTAGGGTTGGGAAATACCCGCACCGAGATTCCCAGATCGGCATAGATACGGGTCCCATTGGATGCTTCGGGTTGTTGGAAGCCTTGGGTCAACTGGATGTTTCCTGCCGCCCAAGTGAGCGTCATGGGTTCGCCTATCGTCATCGACATGGCCAAATTGGCACCAGTCGCTAGCATCCCTGCCGAACCGATGACTTGACGCTCGATGGACTGTGCGCGGAGGGACATGGTCATCCCCCAACCCACGAGTAAGAGGAGGATGCTAGTTCTCATCGCGTGCTGAAGTTTGGAGTTGCTGAACCAGTTGGATCAATTGGTCGATCTGGGCTTGTTGCTGATCGATCAATTCTTGCTGCTCTTGGATGGCTTTGATGGCCAAGACGCTGAATTGCGCATAGTCGATGGCGTAATAGTCGGATTCCTCGTCGGGAGCGGCGACCAGCGTAGGGAATTGCTGTTCCACTTCCTGGGCAATGAATCCCCATGTGGGTTGGGTCTCTATGCCTGCATTTCGGGTAAATCGATAGGTCACCGGTTCCAGCTGCAGCACGCGATCCAAAACCGATTCGATGGGCTGAATATCGGTCTTGAGCCTGCGGTCGGAGGTGGCGTAGTAGGTGCCGGAGGAACTGCCCCAATATCCCACCTGAGTGCCATTGTAGTACATTCGGAGTGCCGTGGAAGAGGTCATGCGCATGTCCCAATAGTTGGAGTAGCTGTTGTTGGCGATCCGCAATTGAGGGAGGTTGATGGAGCCTTTGAGATGCAGGAGCGCGTTGGGCGCCGCAAGACCGATGCCCGTCTTGCCATCTTTGAGGATGGTCATGGCATTTTTTCGAGCTACAGCGGAGGAACCGATTCCTACTTCGAACACAGGATCCGAGGAAACCCATGTTCCGGAATCACCGCCTGCGACATTGTAGCGGCCGATGGCGAAATCATTGTAGGCTTCAGCCTCGGTGTACTGACCAAATGAGGACGTAAAGGCTCCCTTGGCATCTGAAAAATATCCCATCGCCAAGCTATACTTTCCGGAGGCGACCGTGCTATGTCCAATCGAAATTGCCCAGTCTTCTAAGGATTCTGCATTATCTCCCAGCGCTATCGAATAGAACTCGGTGGCTTGGGAACCGCCTCCAATCGAAATAGATCTGGAACCCAGTGCATCGCCCCCAATGAAGGCGATCGATTGTGAGCCCAGCGCTTTGGAATAGTTCCCGAATGCAAAGGAAATAAATCCATCTGCATGAGCTTGCTGTCCCATGGCAAAGGCCGCCAAGCCTGATGCCTTGGAATTGTATCCCATCGCCACAGAAAACTGGCCCATCGCTCGGTTGAGGCTCCCCAATGCGGTGGAGTAATATCCCACACTGTCCGGGTCCCAATACGTGCCCGATGAATTGCCCAAGTATCCTGCTCGAAAAGCGCCCCGATCTGCCATCCATTGGAATCGGTATCCTGCTCCTGTCGTGTCTGCTCCAAAGAGCACAGATTTGCCGGCGCCTACATGGAAGTCCGCAACGGGCGTCTGGGAACCAATTGCCACTTGTCCGCTCGAGAAGTAGATATCATCTCCGGTTTCTGTCCAGAGGTCGGAATCTGCATCGGCATCGGGCACCCACTGCGAACCATTCCACTTGAGGACTTCGCCGTTGGTCGGGGCGGCATTGGAGACGGTTCTTCCGCGGATCTTGTTGACGGAGAGGCCGGAGAAATTGCCCGAGACGTCGCCGCCTGCATTGGAGGTGTTGGTGAGGTCGTCGGTGGGGTCCGTGTCGCCGAGGTTGGTGATGGTTCCATTATTGATCTGGATGCCTGATCCGGCGGTGTAGGCATTGTTTTCATCGGCATCGGGCACCCATTGCGAACCATTCCACTTGAGGACTTCGCCGTTGGTCGGGGCGGCATTGGAGACGGTTCTTCCGCGGATCTTGTTGACGGAGAGGCCGGAGAAATTACCCGAGACATCGCCGCCTGCATTGGAGGAGTTGGTGAGGTCGTCGGTGGGGTCCGTGTCGCCGAGGTTGGTGATGGTTCCATTGTTGATCTGGATGCCTGATCCGGCGGTGTAGGCATTGTTTTCATCGGCATCAGGCACCCATTGCGAACCATTCCACTTGAGGACTTCGCCGTTGGTCGGGGCGGCATTGGAGACGGTTCTTCCGCGGATCTTGTTGACGGAGAGGCCGGAGAAATTACCCGAGACGTCGCCGCCTGCATTGGAGGAGTTGGTGAGGTCGTCGGAAGGGTCCGTGTCGCCGAGGTTGGTGATGGTTCCATTGTTGATCTGGATGCCCGATCCGGCGGTGTATGCATTGTTTTCATCGGCATCCGGCACCCACTGCGATCCATTCCACTTGAGGACTTCGCCGTTGGTCGGGGCGGCATTGGAGACGGTTCTTCCGCGGATCTTGTTGACGGAGAGGCCGGAGAAATTGCCCGAGACATCGCCGCCTGCATTGGAGGAGTTGGTGAGGTCGTCGGAAGGGTCCGTGTCGCCGAGGTTTGTGATGGTTCCATTGTTGATCTGGATGCCTGATCCGGCGGTGTATGCATTGTTTTCATCGGCATCGGGCACCCACTGCGAACCATTCCACTTGAGGACTTCGCCGTTGGTCGGGGCGGCATTGGAGACGGTTCTTCCGCGGATCTTGTTGACGGAGAGGCCGGAGAAATTACCCGAGACATCGCCGCCTGCATTGGAGGTGTTGGTGAGGTCGTCGGTGGGGTCTGTGTCTCCCGTATTCTCGATGACGGGGCCATTGATTTGGATGCCCGCGCCTGCTTGATAGGCAGTTCCGGAACTGAGCGAAGCAGGTTCCCAAGCCGCTCCATTCCATTGTAGCACTTGGTTAGCTACTGGATTGGCCGCCTGCACATCGGTGAGCAGATCGAGCGTCATCTGATCTGCGATATCTGACTTCTGGGCACGGATGGAGTAGGGAACCTCGCCGATGGGCTGACTCCCCATGAGCACATAACCCGTACCGAGATCCAGCTCCACCTGAATCTGCGACTGGATCGCCCGCCAATCGATCTGGGCATAATCCCCGAATACGACGACTCCTTGGCCGATGGTGGTATTCACCAAGCCGAAATCATTGGTCTGAAGGACATGTGTCTCCTGAAACACAGGAACATTGCTGTCCAAAATGGAAAATCGTACCGAGATGGGTTGGTTGGAAAGGATGGCTCCCTGTGCATCGCGGATGACCGCCTGATAGGGAATACCGGAAAGTTGGGCGAAGCCATAGCATGACGACACCAACAGGGTGAACAATAAGACCAGCTTTTTCATGAAAAAGTAAAATGGTGGACACGTGGAAATAGGTGGCTGGACGTGGTCCTATGTTCGCTGGCAATAAACGATTTTTTGATCGGAAATGTAAACGAGTTTGAATTTCTTTTGGGCGATCTCGGCGTGCTGGACTTGAGTTCCTCGCTTGGCAAGAAGGTCGCCGAGCTGGGCTGTTCAGGGGTTCGCTCTGCTCCCGTCCTCGGAAAATCCCTACTCACTCTACTTGAAGAAATTCACCTAGTATCATGGAATACCTTTGGGATTCATCCGCTTGTTCCTCGGACCTCGCTGGCGCTCGCCCTTACCATCCCGATCGCCGCCGCTGGCCATCCGCACATTTACCTCACATACAAACAGCCGCAAGGCAATCTCCCTGCGGCTGTC is a window from the Pontibacter sp. G13 genome containing:
- a CDS encoding tail fiber domain-containing protein gives rise to the protein MKRCFLFCLAYWVMLPAFAQSPGIPYQAVIRDGSGNILATQLVDMRVTIQDGATDLYRETHTTSTNAFGLVNLSIGTGTAQLGTFAGIDWTVSNPQIFIELNLGVGWVAMGTTPIRQVPYSIRSERSDIADQMELHDLLDVDGLPPLIGQVLMWDGGAWVPQDETVISYTAGAGIDLTGNVITNTGDLDPTDDLLVTSTAAGDVTGTFSTLNVGKIQGNPVDPKFPQVGQILKWDGNEWALDWDLNDQYTAGAGIDITNNIVTNTGDIDHLDDVVDTTLAGGDISGVFSALTVEQLQGNPVDPNAPAPEQILKWDGAQWTLSPDLNDQYTAGDGIDITNNIVTNTGDIDHLDDVVDTTLAGGDISGVFSALTVEQLQGNPVDPNAPAPEQILKWDGAQWTLSPDLNDQYTAGDGIDITNNIVTNTGDIDHLDDVVDTTLAGGDISGVFSGLTVQGIQGNPVNSTPPAAGQVLKWDGNQWGAGTDEDNDLWSVASTGIYYNGGKVGIGTAIPEAPLHIAPGNTLLIGADTLGPGAKMMWAASKSAFRVGIVNNLEWDTDSMGSYSVGMGISTKAKGYNSVAMGRYTVASGTYATAMGYQTRATGIRSTAFGILAEATGVNSTAMGSSTLASGTTSFAIGSNSEAVGTMSTAMGSNTLAQGTHSLAAGFASDATGEQSFALGYYTVASGNRSTALGAFTQAQAINSVAIGQYNVGGGTFNNWVSSDPIFEVGIGTSATTRENAMTILKNGFVGIGTIDPDNALHVEGKLQLGSIETLEDFGTFLMGVNCHFVPTTDNAFFMGNTANRWFRVHSTNGVVNTSDAREKTQIQPIEYGLETVMKLKPVSFQWKSGPDRGVKLGLIAQDLQQTVPEVVVDSEIIQHESGEWETVPAEKLGVYYADLIPVLIQGMQDQQAEIEALKAQISSLQQQINQP
- a CDS encoding T9SS type A sorting domain-containing protein, coding for MRTSILLLLVGWGMTMSLRAQSIERQVIGSAGMLATGANLAMSMTIGEPMTLTWAAGNIQLTQGFQQPEASNGTRIYADLGISVRVFPNPSTGKFKVEFDDPQSETWRLKVFDLAGRSLHMAPTWDLNMQSGEIDLSGHADGLYLLKIENALGQLLATIKLEKLH
- a CDS encoding tail fiber domain-containing protein, whose product is MKKLVLLFTLLVSSCYGFAQLSGIPYQAVIRDAQGAILSNQPISVRFSILDSNVPVFQETHVLQTNDFGLVNTTIGQGVVVFGDYAQIDWRAIQSQIQVELDLGTGYVLMGSQPIGEVPYSIRAQKSDIADQMTLDLLTDVQAANPVANQVLQWNGAAWEPASLSSGTAYQAGAGIQINGPVIENTGDTDPTDDLTNTSNAGGDVSGNFSGLSVNKIRGRTVSNAAPTNGEVLKWNGSQWVPDADENNAYTAGSGIQINNGTITNLGDTDPSDDLTNSSNAGGDVSGNFSGLSVNKIRGRTVSNAAPTNGEVLKWNGSQWVPDADENNAYTAGSGIQINNGTITNLGDTDPSDDLTNSSNAGGDVSGNFSGLSVNKIRGRTVSNAAPTNGEVLKWNGSQWVPDADENNAYTAGSGIQINNGTITNLGDTDPTDDLTNSSNAGGDVSGNFSGLSVNKIRGRTVSNAAPTNGEVLKWNGSQWVPDADENNAYTAGSGIQINNGTITNLGDTDPTDDLTNTSNAGGDVSGNFSGLSVNKIRGRTVSNAAPTNGEVLKWNGSQWVPDADADSDLWTETGDDIYFSSGQVAIGSQTPVADFHVGAGKSVLFGADTTGAGYRFQWMADRGAFRAGYLGNSSGTYWDPDSVGYYSTALGSLNRAMGQFSVAMGYNSKASGLAAFAMGQQAHADGFISFAFGNYSKALGSQSIAFIGGDALGSRSISIGGGSQATEFYSIALGDNAESLEDWAISIGHSTVASGKYSLAMGYFSDAKGAFTSSFGQYTEAEAYNDFAIGRYNVAGGDSGTWVSSDPVFEVGIGSSAVARKNAMTILKDGKTGIGLAAPNALLHLKGSINLPQLRIANNSYSNYWDMRMTSSTALRMYYNGTQVGYWGSSSGTYYATSDRRLKTDIQPIESVLDRVLQLEPVTYRFTRNAGIETQPTWGFIAQEVEQQFPTLVAAPDEESDYYAIDYAQFSVLAIKAIQEQQELIDQQQAQIDQLIQLVQQLQTSARDEN